The Chloroflexota bacterium genomic interval ATTTCGCCTTCCAGGGGCAGCAGGCAAGCGCCTGCGTCGGTATCCAACACTTCGGGGCCGATGAGATGATATTGAATCAGCCCGCCGGGGATGGTGTAGCCGTAGGCCGTACTCTTGCCATTTTGATAAATATCCGGCTGAACGGCCAGGCGCTGGCCGGGGTGATACTGCTCCTGCAAATCCGCACCCACTTTGATGATTGTCAGCGAGACTTCATGCCCCAGGCGGCCCGGTTCTTTGGAGAGATCACGGTTGTAGAGTTTGGGATGGCCGCCCCCCTGATTGATGATCTTGACATCCGAGAAGCACATCCCCACACTGTCAATGCGTACCAGAAGCTGGTCATCTGCCGGTTCGGGGATATCGAATTGTTCGGGCTGGTTATCCCGCCCGATATTTTCTACGCCCGCGCCGTATAAATTCCACGCCCAGGTTTTTTCGGGAACTATTGCGTTTGCAGAACGATATTGTTGGTATTTAGACATTTTTTTTCACCGTTTTTCAATAGAACGCGGACGACACAGATGAGGCGGATTTTCGCGAATTCACTTTTAGAAATAAATTCGCGAAAATCCGTTCAATTTCGCGTTATCCGCGTTCTATTCGTATGTTGGAAAATTACTTACAAGCTGACGCACATCGAAAGCTGTGGCACAGGCCAATGCTTTGCGCGCCAACGCTTGAGTTTCTAAATAATTTTGGGTGCGTACCTGCGCCTTGACAGTTGGGATGGCGGGGACGGTGACGCTTAACTCATCAACGCCCAAGCCTATCAGAACAGGGATCGCCTGAGGATCAGCGCCCAACTCGCCACACACCCCCACCCACTTTCCAGCAGCGTGCGCAGCTCTGACCGTAGCATCAATCAAACGCAGCACAGCCGGATGCAGACCATCCGATTTGCCCGCCAATTGCGGGTGCATACGGTCCATCGCTAATGTGTATTGAGTCAGGTCGTTGGTGCCGACTGAGAAGAAATCGACGTGCTGGGCGAAGACATCTGCCATCAGCGCCGCCGAAGGAACTTCGATCATAATGCCCATCTCGACACTGGAAACGCCCAACTCGGCGCAGATTTCGTCCACAAG includes:
- a CDS encoding alcohol dehydrogenase catalytic domain-containing protein; the protein is MSKYQQYRSANAIVPEKTWAWNLYGAGVENIGRDNQPEQFDIPEPADDQLLVRIDSVGMCFSDVKIINQGGGHPKLYNRDLSKEPGRLGHEVSLTIIKVGADLQEQYHPGQRLAVQPDIYQNGKSTAYGYTIPGGLIQYHLIGPEVLDTDAGACLLPLEGE